GACGTTGCCGACCATGGCATTTTCCGACTGAACGAGCGGCGCCCCCGCCGTCACCACGACGCGCTCTTCGAGCTGTCCCACCGTGAGGGTGAAATCAATGCGTGCTTCCTGCCCGACCTGAAGGACGATTCCTTCTCGAACCTCCGTCTTGAATCCGGTGAGCTGAACCGTAATCGCGTAGGTGTCGGCCGGAAGTTGTGTGATCACGTAGTCGCCCTGACTATCGGTCGTCGTCGTTCGCGTCCAGCCCTTGTTCATATTCTGGATCGTGATGTTAGCGCCAGGGACAACAGCGCCGCTTTCATCTCTGATCGTCCCGCGAATAGTGGCGGTGAAACTCTGGGCGCGAGACACACCCATCAGCAGCCAGAGACCGAGCACCAGAGCGAAGAGGAAACTAATGGCCCTGATCGCCCTGCAGAACTGATCTGACGGCTGGGGGTTAAAAGGCTGACTGACACGAGCGGCTAATCGTTTCCAACTCATCGCGGTTTCCCTCCTTAGTTTGTGGTCTGGGGCCCAATGGTGGATCCCACGTTCAGATGCACCTATGCCCTGACTTTGACCGCGTTGAGTGTCGCTCCCGCTGGATCACTATCGCCTTCCACCACGGAGCCGCGCGGATTC
This genomic stretch from Blastocatellia bacterium harbors:
- a CDS encoding carboxypeptidase-like regulatory domain-containing protein, with the translated sequence MSWKRLAARVSQPFNPQPSDQFCRAIRAISFLFALVLGLWLLMGVSRAQSFTATIRGTIRDESGAVVPGANITIQNMNKGWTRTTTTDSQGDYVITQLPADTYAITVQLTGFKTEVREGIVLQVGQEARIDFTLTVGQLEERVVVTAGAPLVQSENAMVGNV